The DNA segment CCCGAGGTGACCCAGTTCGGTGCCCGGTATGACGGGCGTGGGTGAGCATGGGGAAGATAGCGCCGGTGGGTGGTGGTCCGTCGGGATTTTTCCGGTGGAGGTACCCGGAACGGTGCATGGTGCGCGGTGCATGGTGCACGCTGCGCGGTGCTTCGAGCCGGTACGGCTCCGCATGACGGCCGGTACCGGTCGTGGCCCGCGCGCGGGGCGGATACGCGAGTGCGCGCGGGCCTCGGGGTTCAGCCCTGTTTCGGCGCCGTGATGGGCACCAGGCGCAGGGTGAAGGAGTGGCCGGCCGGGTCCGTGTAGCCGCGTTCCTCGTACGGCCCGGCCGCGTCCCTCGTCTCGATCGGGCGGCCGCCGAGTCCCACCACGCGCCGTTCGGCATCGTCCAAGTCCGCCACGAGGAAGACCAGATGGGCCTGGAGGGAGTTCTCCGGGCGGGGCCAGCTGGGCGAGACGGCGTTCATGTCGCGGCGGAATCCCATCCGGATGCCGTCGGCGCCACGGATCTCCACGAGGTTGGCGGAGGCGTCCGTCTGCTCACCCTCCAGGAACTCCTTGTAGAACACGGCCAGTTTCTCGGGCTCGGCGCAGTCGAGGACCACGAGGCCCGCGTTCACCAGTGTCATGCTTCCTCCCAGGGGATGACCTCTTCTGCGGATATCCCCAGCCGCCGGATTCAGTCGGCGGACGGCGGCGCGCGCCGGCGCGTCGGCCGCGCATCCCGGCGGTCGCGTCCACATTCCCGGACCGGCCGCGAGCCGCGGGCGGCCGGTCCGGGAATCCGGCGGGTCGCTTCGGCCGGGCCGGGACTCAGCTGAAGGCGGCGAGGTTGCGGGCGACCCAGTCGCCGAAGGGCCTCGGGGCGCGGCCGAGGACGCGCTCCACGTCCGGACTGATCCGCGACTCGGCGGAGTTGGGGGCGCCGATGATGTCCAGGGTGTCGTCGGCGAGTTCCGGCGGCACGAACCGGGTCATCGCGGCCTTCGCCTCCTCCCGGGTGAGTTCGTGGAAGCGCACCGGGGAGCCGAGCGCGGCGGCGATGGCCCGCGCCTGCTGCCGCGGTGTGATCACCTCGGGCCCGGTCAGTTCGAAGACTCCGCCGTTGTGCCGGTCGTCCAGCAGGCAGGCCGCCGCCACCTCCGCGATGTCCGCCGGGTCGACGACCGGAACCCCGACGTCGCCGAAGGGCGCGGCGACCACCCCGTGCGCCCGGACGGACTCCGCCCAGGCGAAGGCGTTCGAGGCGAAGCCGCCCGGTCGCAGCACGGCCCAGTCCAGGCCGGACCCCCGCAACGCGTCCTCCAGCTCCCGCATCGCGATCCGTGTGGGGCCGAGCGGTCTGGTCGCCACGCCCTGCGAGGACAGCAGGACGACCCGGCGGACCCCGCTCGCCGCGGCCAGGTCGATGATGCCGGTCGGCCCGGCACCGGGGGCGTGCAGGTCGCCGGAGAGCAGGAGGAACAGCGCCTTCGCACCGTCCAGTACGGGGGCGAGGGTCTGCGGCTCGGCCAGGTCGGCCCGCATGTGCCGGGCCCCCTGCGGCACCTGTGCGGTGTGCCGCGACACCGCTGTCACCTGCTCGCCCGCCTCCGCCAGGGCCTGTGTCAGGGTCCGGCCCACGTTTCCGGTAGCCCCGGTCACCACGATCATGTTCAAGCTCCTCGTCCGTTGTGCGGTACGGCGGTTGACGCTAGGAGGCGGGGCTTGTTCTCCGTAAGGACGTACCCGGAGGTAAGCTCCTGACATGGGGGAAGGCGCGCAGCTGAGGCAGGCCGAGGCAGTCCGGCGGTATGACGTGTTTCACACCGACTGCCCCGCGCGTGACATGGTCGACCACGTCACCAGCAGGTGGGGTATCTGGGTCCTGATCTCCTTGCGGAGCAACGACCTTCGGTTCTACGAGCTGCGTGACAGCATCCAGGGCGTCAGCGAGAAGATGCTCGCCCAGACCTTGCGCGCGCTGGTCCAGGACGGCCTGGTCCGGCGCGAGGTCGAGCCGACGACACCACCGCAAGTCACCTACGGGCTGACCGAGTTCGGCCAGGACATCGGCGAGCCGCTCACCGACCTGTTCGACCGGATCACCAAGCGGCTCCCGGCGGACCTCCGTCCGCCGCGCGAGGGCTGAGCGCAGCCGTCCCGGGTGGACGCGGCTCTTGGCGGCCTTGGTGGCGTAGGTCAGGGGTCGGGCCGCGGTGCTCGTCGCCTCCCGTCGGCGCCGCCGTCGTGTCAGTCGAGCAGAACGCCCGGATTGAGGACGCCGTGGGGGTCCAGTGCGTCCTTGGCGGCGCGCAGTGCCAGCGCGAAGGGGTCCGGGCGCTGGCGGTCGTAGCCGGGGCGGTGGTCGCGGCCGACGGCGTGGTGGTGGGTGATGGTGGCGCGGTGGCGGTGCAGGACATCGTTCGCGGCGGCCTTGATGTCGTCCCAGATCTCGACCTCGTCGCCGGGTCGACCGGCGACGGCCACGGTGAAGTAGGGGGCGGCGCCGTCCGGGTAGACGTGGGTGAGACGGCAGTTGACGGTCGCCGGGTGGCCGGTGGCCCGCGCGGCGGCGGCCCCGACCTCGGTGCGGACGGCGTCGATCAGGGCGGGAATCCTGTCCCAGGTGGCGGCGGTCTCGAAGGTCTCGACGACGGCCCCCATCCGGGCCAGCCCGTCGCGCAGGTAGGGCATCCGCAGGAACGCCGAGCGCCAGGCGCTCACCGCCGCGTCCTGCGGGGCGTCGCGGTCCGCCGCCGAGCCGCGGCCGCCGTGGGCGCGGGCCAGGTCCACGGCGGCCGCGAGGCGGCCGTCGACGGGGGCGGTGGCGGACTCGAAGCCCAGGACCAGGACGGCCGAGCCGTCGTGGGAGGCACCGGACAGCAGGGCCTCGCCCGGGTCGAGCAGACGGCAGTTGGCCGGAGAGAGATCGGACTGGGCGATGGCCCGCACCGCCTCCAGCGCACGTGCGAAGCCGGTGAAGGCCACGGACGCGGAGGCTTTGTGCCGGGGGCGTTCCCGCAGCCGCGTCCACGCCTCCGTGATGACGCCGAGCGTGCCCTCGGAGCCGAGGAAGAACCGGTCCGGCGAGGGCCCGGCGCCGGATGCGGGCAGCCGCCAGGAGGTGCCCGTCCCGGCGGGCGTGATCACGCGCAGGGACTGCACGAAGTCGTCGATGTGGGTGTGGCCGGTGGCGTAGTGGCCGCCCGCCCGGGTGGCCAGCCAGCCGCCGAGGGTGGAGAACTCGAAGCTCTGCGGGAAGTGACGCAGGGTCAGGCCGTGGGGCCGCAACTGGGCCTCCAGCGCCGGGCCGAGGACCCCGGCCTGGATACGGGCCGAGCGGCTTGCGGTGTCGATCTCCAGGACGCGGTCCATCGCGGTCAGGTCGAGGGAGAGTACGGCGCGATGGGCGTCGCCGCGGTACTCCACGCCGCCGACCACCGAGGAGCCGCCGCCGAAGGGGATGACGGCCACGCCGTGCCCGCCGGCCCAGTCCAACAGGTCCGTCACGTCCTGGTCGCGGGCCGGGCGGGCGACGAGATCGGGGATGCGCCCCGGCCGGCCGCGCAGGGCCCGGGCGACATCGCGGTACGCCTTGCCCATGGCGTGGGCGGCGCGCGCCCGCGGGTCGGCCGTGACCAGGTGGGCCAGGGCGGCCGGGGGCGTCGCGGCGGGGCGGCCGATGGGCAGGTCGGCGATCCGGGGGACCGGGAGCGGGCGCGCGAGGGTGCCGGGCAGCAGGGCACCGGTCGCGACGCACTCGGCGTCGTCGGGGTGGGCGTCGACGTAGCCCCAGCCCCACCAGGAGCGGGTGCGGGAGGTGTGCGGGTCGGTCGCGGTGGCAGGCACGGAGGCGCTCCAACGGGGTCCGGGGGACAGGAATTTACCCAGCGGTAAATTACCCTAGGGTAAGATCTGGTCCCATGACAACGCTCTCCTCCGGGGCCGGTACCAAGGGCGTGCCGAGGGCCGCGCGCGAACGGCAGCTCCTGGCCGCGGCCACCGAGGAGTTCGGCCGGCGCGGGTACGAGGCCACCACGGTGGCCGCCGTCGCCACCCGCGTCGGCGTCACCAAGCCGCTCGTGCACCAGTACTTCGGCGGCAAGCAGGACCTCTACCTCGCCTGCCTCGACCCGGTCGGCGAGCGGCTGCTGGGCGCGATCCGCGCCGCGATGGCCGAAGGGGACACCGGTGCGCCGTCGACGCCCCTGCGCGTGCTGCGCGCCCTGTTCACCGCTCTCGACGGGCGGCGCGAGGCGTGGTTCGTCCTCTACGATCCCTCGCTGCCGCCCGACAGCGAGGCCGCCCGCCGCGCGGCCCACTTCCGCGACGCCATCGACGACCTCGCCGCGACCGGCACCGCCGACCTGCTGCGCGCCGCCGGAGGCGGCGACCCGCTCGACGCCGACGCCCTCGCATACGCGTGGCGCGGCCTGTGCACCGCGCTGGTGCGCTGGTGGATCAACCACCCCGACCAGTCGGCCGAGGCCATGACCCGGCGCTGCGCCCGGCTCCTGGACGCCGCCCGCACGGCCTTCGCGAACGGCGACGACAGCACGTGAACGCGGCGGCCGGCAGCGCGGCTCAACTCCCTCCCGAGCAAAGGAAGGTCGCCGACCTCCTCGGTGTGCGTGGTGACGGGCGCCGGACTCACGAAGCCGCCCGGGCCGGGCCGGGGCAGCTTCCGAGCCGGGCTGCCCGGTCCCTCTCCGTGGCGACGGCGGAGGGGGAGAGAAGGGCCGCGGCGGGGGAGGCGGCGAGGCCGAGCCGGTAGAAAGCTGGAAGCGGGCACGGGCGCATCCCAGGCCATGGGCCGGGGCGAGGGCGGTGACGAGCGCGGTGGCGCTGCCGGCGTGGACGATCTCGCCGATGGTGCGGACCACGGACACCAGGGCGGCGGCCGGGGCGGCCCAGCCGCCGCCCAGTGCGGTGGCGCCGAGGAAGCCGAGATAGGAAGCGGCGAGCACCACACCGGAGAGAGCGAGCACGCTCCGCCGGGAGAAGCGGGACAACAGGACGGTGACCGGCACCTGAAGGGTGATCACGAACACCGTGTTCGCCACGAAGATCGCCGCCGACCACACCGGGGACGCGTGCAGCCGGGTCACCAGGACCAGGGGGAGTGCGATCTCGGGGACGTCGAGGCGGAAGACGTAGACGACGTTGGCCGCCGGCAGCGCGCGCATCCGGGGCGCGGGCCCGTCGGCCGGGTCCCCGGCCGGTGCGGCGGCCGGGGACGCGTGCGGGCGGACCGTCCCGGCCGCGGCCCGCCCGCACGTCCATCCCTGCGGCGTCCCCCTCCGCCAGGCCCCGGCCCCTCGAGAACGGCACCGCGGTGCTCGTGCGCCGCGCGAGTGTGGCGGACCCGTACGCGTGCGTCGAGGTCGGCAACCCGGACGGACGCGACGCCGTCTTCTCCGTGAAGATGCGCTTCAGGGACGGGCGCGGGCGGTCAGGTGGCGGTATCCGCGAAGGGCAGGACGGCCTACCGGGTGTTCGCGGGCGGCAGCGGGCGCGTCGCGGAGATCGCCCACCGCGAGGTCGAACCCGTGGCCGTCGCCGACTGGGAGAGCCCGTCGGGGCCCGCCCCGCGGTTCTGCGCAGCCGGCCGCGCGCCCGCTCGGCCTCCCGCAACTTTACGCAAGCCGCTTACGTAGACCGCGCTATTCTTGCGCGCATGACGCGACGACTTGCGGAAGTGGCGAAGAAGGTCGGGGTCAGCGAGGCCACGGTCAGCCGGGTGCTCAACGGCAGGCCCGGGGTCTCCGACGCCACCCGGCAGGCGGTGCTGACCGCCCTCGACGTCCTGGGCTACGAGCGCCCCACCCAGCTGCGCGGCGAACGCGCCCGGCTCGTCGGCCTGGTGCTGCCGGAGCTCCAGAACCCCATCTTCCCCGCGTTCGCCGAGGTCATCGGCGGCGCGCTCGCCCAGCTCGGGCTCACCCCCGTGCTGTGCACCCAGACCAAGGGCGGTGTCTCGGAGGCGGACTACGTCGAACTGCTGCTCCAGCAGCAGGTGTCCGGCGTCGTCTTCGCCGGCGGCCTCTACGCCCAGGCCGACGCCCCGCACGACCACTACCGGCGGCTCGCCGACCGCAACATCCCCGTCGTCCTGGTCAACGCCGCCATCGACCACCTCGGCTTCCCGGGCGTGTCCTGTGACGACGCGGTCGCCGTCGAACAGGCGTGGCGGCACCTCGCCTCGCTCGGCCACGAGCGCATCGGGCTGGTCCTCGGCCCCGGCGACCACATGCCCTCCGCCCGCAAACTGGCCGCCGCGCACGCCCTCACCGGCGGACTCCCGGAAGAGCGGATCGCGCGGGCCATCTTCTCCATCGAGGGCGGCCACGCCGCCGCCGCGCGGCTGATCGACCGGGGCGTCACCGGCATCATCTGCGCCAGCGACCCCCTCGCCCTCGGCGCGATCCGGGCCGCCCGGCGCAAGGGCTGTGACGTCCCGGGCCGGATCTCCGTCGTCGGCTACGATGACTCGGCGTTCATGAACTGCACCGAGCCTCCGCTCACCACCGTCCGCCAGCCCATCGAGGCCATGGGCCGCGCGGCCGTGGAACTGCTGAACGCGCAGATCGGCGGCGCCGCCGTACCCGCCGAGGAGCTTCTGTTCGAACCCGAACTGGTGGTGCGCGGATCGACCGGGCAGGCACCGCACGACTGAGGCGCCGGTACATCCGGGCGACTGTCAAATAATTACAGAAGTCGCGCGACATCTTGCGGACCCTTGTCGGCGGTGCTTGAGTGTGCCGCGCCCGCAGCTCCCGCCATGAGTGCCACCGAGGGGTCCAACGAATGACAAGTACCGGGTTCCGCCGCACCTTCGTCGCGATCGGCGTCTGCTCCTCCCTCGCCCTCGCCGCCACCGCCTGCGGCGCGGGCGGCGGTGGTGCGGCGAGCGGCAAGACACGGATCACCGTCAACTGCGAGCCGCCGAAGAGCTCCAGAACCGACCGGAAGTTCTTCGACGCGGACGTCGCCTCCTTCGAGCGGCAGAACCCGGACATCGACGTCGTCACCCACGACGCCTTCCCGTGCGAGGACCCCAAGACCTTCGACGCCAAGCTCGCCGGCGGCCAGATGGAGGACGTGTTCTACACGTACTTCACCGACGTCGGCCATGTCGTGGACATCCACCAGGCCGCCGACCTCACGCCGTACCTCAAGGAGATGAAGAGTTACGGCACCCTCCAGAAGCAGCTGCGGGACATCTACACCGTGGACGGGAAGGTCTACGGCATACCGCGCACCGGATACAGCATGGGGCTGATCTACAACCGCGCCCTGTTCAAGAAGGCCGGCCTCGACCCCGACCAGCCCCCCACGACCTGGGACGAGGTCCGCGCCGACGCCAAGAAGATCGCCGCCCTCGGGGGCGGCACCGTGGGGTACGCCGACTACAGCGCCCAGAACCAGGGCGGCTGGCACTTCACCGCCGAGCTGTACGCGCAGGGCGGCGACGTCGTCAGCGCCGACGGCAAGAAGGCGACCGTCGACACCCCCGAGGGCCACGCCGTCCTGCAGAACCTGCACGACATGCGGTGGACCGACGACTCCATGGGCAGCAAGCAACTCCTCGTCATCAACGACGCGCAGCAGATGATGGGCGCGGGCAAGCTCGGCATGTACCTCGCCGCCCCCGACAACATCCCGATCCTCGTCAAGGAGAAGGGCGCCGGCTACGACGACATCGCCATCGGCCCCATGCCCGGCGGCCAGGGCACCCTGATCGGCGGCGACGGCTACATGTTCAACAAGCACGACTCGCCCGCCCAGATCCGCGCCGGCCTCGAATGGCTCACGTACATGTACCTCACCCCCGGCAAGGGCTTCCTCGGCGACTACGCCCGCGCCAAGCGGAACAACGCCCCGGTCGGGCTGCCCGAGCCGCGCCTGTTCACCGGCGCCGCCGACGCCGAGGACCAGAAGATCAAGAAGGCCAACGCCAACGTCCCGGTGGAGAACTACCAGAGCTTCCTGGACGGCAACACCAAGCTCCGGATGAAGATCGAGCCGCCGGACGCGCAGCAGATCTACTCCGTCCTCGACGGCACCGTCTCCGCCGTCCTCACCAAGAAGGACGCCGACCTCGACGGGCTCCTGAAGGACGCGTCCGGCAAGATCGACAGCATTCTGGCCCGGAGCTGACCGCCATGACGAAGACGGCCGAGCGGCAGCGGACGGCGGCCGCCGTCCCCCCGGTCCCGGCGCCGGCCCCGGCAGGGGACCGGGGCCGGCGCCGCCTGATCGACCAGCTGCGCGCCTACGCCTTCCTCCTCGGCGGCCTGCTCTGCTTCGTCCTGTTCTCCTGGTACCCGGCGATCCGCGCGGTCGTGATCGCCTTCCAGAAGTACACCCCCGGCTCCCCGCCGCAGTGGGTCGGCACCGCCAACTTCACCCGCGTCTGGCACGACCCGGACTTCGCCGCCGCCTGGCGCAACACCTTCTGCTTCACACTGCTCGCCCTGCTCATCGGCTTCGCCGTCCCCTTCCTGCTGGCCCTCGTCCTGAACGAACTGCGGCACGCCAAGGCGTTCTTCAGAGTCGTGGTCTACCTGCCGGTGATGATCCCGCCGGTGGTCAGCGCCCTTTTGTGGAAGTGGTTCTACGACCCCGGGGCCGGACTCGCCAACGAGGCGCTGCGCTTCGTCCACCTGCCCACCTCGAACTGGTCCAACGGCACCGACACCGCACTCGTCTCCCTGGTGA comes from the Streptomyces sp. SUK 48 genome and includes:
- a CDS encoding VOC family protein; this translates as MTLVNAGLVVLDCAEPEKLAVFYKEFLEGEQTDASANLVEIRGADGIRMGFRRDMNAVSPSWPRPENSLQAHLVFLVADLDDAERRVVGLGGRPIETRDAAGPYEERGYTDPAGHSFTLRLVPITAPKQG
- a CDS encoding NAD(P)H-binding protein; translation: MIVVTGATGNVGRTLTQALAEAGEQVTAVSRHTAQVPQGARHMRADLAEPQTLAPVLDGAKALFLLLSGDLHAPGAGPTGIIDLAAASGVRRVVLLSSQGVATRPLGPTRIAMRELEDALRGSGLDWAVLRPGGFASNAFAWAESVRAHGVVAAPFGDVGVPVVDPADIAEVAAACLLDDRHNGGVFELTGPEVITPRQQARAIAAALGSPVRFHELTREEAKAAMTRFVPPELADDTLDIIGAPNSAESRISPDVERVLGRAPRPFGDWVARNLAAFS
- a CDS encoding helix-turn-helix domain-containing protein codes for the protein MGEGAQLRQAEAVRRYDVFHTDCPARDMVDHVTSRWGIWVLISLRSNDLRFYELRDSIQGVSEKMLAQTLRALVQDGLVRREVEPTTPPQVTYGLTEFGQDIGEPLTDLFDRITKRLPADLRPPREG
- a CDS encoding FAD-binding oxidoreductase; protein product: MPATATDPHTSRTRSWWGWGYVDAHPDDAECVATGALLPGTLARPLPVPRIADLPIGRPAATPPAALAHLVTADPRARAAHAMGKAYRDVARALRGRPGRIPDLVARPARDQDVTDLLDWAGGHGVAVIPFGGGSSVVGGVEYRGDAHRAVLSLDLTAMDRVLEIDTASRSARIQAGVLGPALEAQLRPHGLTLRHFPQSFEFSTLGGWLATRAGGHYATGHTHIDDFVQSLRVITPAGTGTSWRLPASGAGPSPDRFFLGSEGTLGVITEAWTRLRERPRHKASASVAFTGFARALEAVRAIAQSDLSPANCRLLDPGEALLSGASHDGSAVLVLGFESATAPVDGRLAAAVDLARAHGGRGSAADRDAPQDAAVSAWRSAFLRMPYLRDGLARMGAVVETFETAATWDRIPALIDAVRTEVGAAAARATGHPATVNCRLTHVYPDGAAPYFTVAVAGRPGDEVEIWDDIKAAANDVLHRHRATITHHHAVGRDHRPGYDRQRPDPFALALRAAKDALDPHGVLNPGVLLD
- a CDS encoding TetR/AcrR family transcriptional regulator; protein product: MTTLSSGAGTKGVPRAARERQLLAAATEEFGRRGYEATTVAAVATRVGVTKPLVHQYFGGKQDLYLACLDPVGERLLGAIRAAMAEGDTGAPSTPLRVLRALFTALDGRREAWFVLYDPSLPPDSEAARRAAHFRDAIDDLAATGTADLLRAAGGGDPLDADALAYAWRGLCTALVRWWINHPDQSAEAMTRRCARLLDAARTAFANGDDST
- a CDS encoding LacI family DNA-binding transcriptional regulator — translated: MTRRLAEVAKKVGVSEATVSRVLNGRPGVSDATRQAVLTALDVLGYERPTQLRGERARLVGLVLPELQNPIFPAFAEVIGGALAQLGLTPVLCTQTKGGVSEADYVELLLQQQVSGVVFAGGLYAQADAPHDHYRRLADRNIPVVLVNAAIDHLGFPGVSCDDAVAVEQAWRHLASLGHERIGLVLGPGDHMPSARKLAAAHALTGGLPEERIARAIFSIEGGHAAAARLIDRGVTGIICASDPLALGAIRAARRKGCDVPGRISVVGYDDSAFMNCTEPPLTTVRQPIEAMGRAAVELLNAQIGGAAVPAEELLFEPELVVRGSTGQAPHD
- a CDS encoding extracellular solute-binding protein; translation: MTSTGFRRTFVAIGVCSSLALAATACGAGGGGAASGKTRITVNCEPPKSSRTDRKFFDADVASFERQNPDIDVVTHDAFPCEDPKTFDAKLAGGQMEDVFYTYFTDVGHVVDIHQAADLTPYLKEMKSYGTLQKQLRDIYTVDGKVYGIPRTGYSMGLIYNRALFKKAGLDPDQPPTTWDEVRADAKKIAALGGGTVGYADYSAQNQGGWHFTAELYAQGGDVVSADGKKATVDTPEGHAVLQNLHDMRWTDDSMGSKQLLVINDAQQMMGAGKLGMYLAAPDNIPILVKEKGAGYDDIAIGPMPGGQGTLIGGDGYMFNKHDSPAQIRAGLEWLTYMYLTPGKGFLGDYARAKRNNAPVGLPEPRLFTGAADAEDQKIKKANANVPVENYQSFLDGNTKLRMKIEPPDAQQIYSVLDGTVSAVLTKKDADLDGLLKDASGKIDSILARS
- a CDS encoding sugar ABC transporter permease, which produces MTKTAERQRTAAAVPPVPAPAPAGDRGRRRLIDQLRAYAFLLGGLLCFVLFSWYPAIRAVVIAFQKYTPGSPPQWVGTANFTRVWHDPDFAAAWRNTFCFTLLALLIGFAVPFLLALVLNELRHAKAFFRVVVYLPVMIPPVVSALLWKWFYDPGAGLANEALRFVHLPTSNWSNGTDTALVSLVIVATWANMGGTVLVYLAALQSIPGELYEAAELDGANLLQRIRHITVPQTRFVIMMLMLLQIIATMQVFTEPYVITGGGPESATVTVLYLIYKYAFLYNDFGGACALSVMLLLLLGAFSAGYLRLTRNEGDTA